In Halopelagius longus, the following proteins share a genomic window:
- a CDS encoding metal-dependent transcriptional regulator, with protein sequence MNTADQYVKAIYLLQEMEDGPAATGALADMLDVSPASANEMIGKLEDRGLAEHEKYKGVQLTDEGIVRARDALQTYCIIERFLANVLDVEAFRAEARELEPVIDGTVAERLDTIIDRHGECPDCFDAETDACEYLELPEAEEKPAD encoded by the coding sequence ATGAACACCGCAGACCAGTACGTCAAGGCAATCTACCTACTGCAAGAGATGGAGGACGGCCCGGCGGCGACCGGCGCACTCGCGGACATGCTCGACGTCAGTCCCGCCAGCGCAAACGAGATGATCGGGAAACTGGAGGACCGCGGACTCGCCGAACACGAGAAGTACAAGGGCGTACAGCTCACGGACGAGGGAATCGTCCGCGCGCGAGACGCCCTCCAGACGTACTGCATCATCGAACGGTTCCTCGCGAACGTCCTCGACGTGGAGGCGTTCCGCGCGGAGGCCCGGGAACTGGAACCCGTCATCGACGGGACGGTGGCGGAGCGACTGGACACCATCATCGACCGGCACGGCGAGTGTCCGGACTGTTTCGACGCCGAGACGGACGCGTGCGAGTATCTGGAACTCCCGGAAGCCGAAGAGAAACCCGCGGACTGA
- a CDS encoding rubrerythrin, with amino-acid sequence MSVGHRVTSDHQLARLLQIGVVLEEVVEARAYHHYQSLADEDRALDEELEELLEHAAEESAEHRERLASIVDELDAESIPFEDIETLVEAQYGKTKPEDFDGVLYDQLCNEETAYKFYDDLIGAIRASDAQFTVDRDRLISILTEIREEEADGVETVTKIMEQRE; translated from the coding sequence GTGAGCGTCGGCCACCGGGTGACTTCGGACCACCAACTCGCTCGCCTCCTCCAGATCGGCGTGGTACTCGAGGAAGTCGTCGAGGCCCGCGCGTACCACCACTACCAATCGCTCGCCGACGAGGACAGAGCGCTCGACGAGGAGTTAGAGGAGCTTCTCGAACACGCCGCAGAGGAGTCCGCGGAACACCGCGAGCGTCTGGCGTCCATCGTGGACGAACTCGACGCCGAGAGCATCCCCTTCGAGGACATCGAAACGCTCGTCGAAGCGCAGTACGGGAAGACGAAGCCCGAGGACTTCGACGGCGTCCTCTACGACCAACTGTGTAACGAGGAGACCGCCTACAAGTTCTACGACGACCTCATCGGAGCGATTCGAGCGAGCGACGCGCAGTTCACCGTCGACCGAGACCGCCTCATCTCCATCCTCACGGAGATACGAGAGGAGGAGGCCGACGGCGTCGAGACGGTGACCAAGATAATGGAGCAGCGCGAATGA
- the sufD gene encoding Fe-S cluster assembly protein SufD, whose protein sequence is MSTQLPANLSEETVRTISEERDEPEWLLETRLEALSALEDVALPDVIQTPGRRWTNLEALDFEQLVDPLNQSDTTDRVTAEGVEVLPFTEALSEYGDLIEEKFGSIIEPDENYLTALSAALFTTGTFIYVPEDVDAEDVKIRAEMNSQSLFSHTLVVTEESSSVTILESIESGTEADGNRYFSNLVEIDAGENSYVQYGSLQNLDDEAYNYTLKRGTTDTYATLNWIEGNIGSRLTRSDIETNLDGDSSETKIVGAFFGHEDQHLDVNARVWHNAEHTTADLVTRGVLDDEARSVYEGVQDVGRDAWDTNSYQRENTLMLSDESEADASPKLIIHNHDTEASHSATVGQVDKEDLFYMVSRALPDRQARNMLVEGFFVPVLEEIDVDEFRDDLRELIAARLR, encoded by the coding sequence ATGAGCACGCAGCTACCAGCGAACCTCTCGGAGGAGACGGTTCGGACGATTTCGGAGGAACGCGACGAGCCCGAGTGGCTCCTCGAGACTCGACTCGAAGCGCTGTCGGCGCTCGAAGACGTCGCTCTGCCGGACGTCATCCAGACGCCCGGTCGGCGGTGGACGAACCTCGAAGCGCTCGACTTCGAGCAGCTCGTCGACCCGCTGAACCAGTCTGACACGACCGACCGCGTCACCGCGGAGGGCGTCGAAGTCCTCCCGTTCACGGAGGCGCTCTCGGAGTACGGCGACCTCATCGAGGAGAAATTCGGCTCCATCATCGAGCCGGATGAGAACTACCTCACGGCGCTGTCGGCGGCGCTTTTCACCACGGGCACGTTCATCTACGTCCCCGAGGACGTCGACGCCGAGGACGTGAAGATCCGCGCCGAGATGAACTCCCAGTCGCTGTTCAGCCACACGCTCGTGGTCACCGAGGAGTCGTCCTCGGTGACGATTCTGGAGAGCATCGAGAGCGGGACCGAAGCGGACGGGAACCGCTACTTCAGCAACCTCGTGGAGATAGACGCGGGCGAGAACTCGTACGTCCAGTACGGCTCGCTCCAGAACCTCGACGACGAGGCGTACAACTACACGCTGAAGCGCGGCACGACCGACACGTACGCGACGCTGAACTGGATCGAGGGCAACATCGGCTCTCGCCTGACGCGGAGCGACATCGAGACGAACCTCGACGGCGACTCCTCGGAGACGAAGATCGTCGGCGCGTTCTTCGGTCACGAAGACCAGCACTTGGACGTGAACGCGCGCGTCTGGCACAACGCCGAACACACGACGGCGGACCTCGTGACCCGCGGCGTCCTCGACGACGAGGCGCGGTCGGTGTACGAGGGCGTCCAGGACGTCGGCCGCGACGCGTGGGACACGAACTCCTACCAGCGCGAGAACACGCTGATGCTCTCCGACGAGAGCGAGGCCGACGCGTCCCCGAAGCTCATCATCCACAACCACGACACCGAAGCGAGTCACTCCGCGACGGTCGGTCAGGTGGACAAAGAGGACCTCTTCTACATGGTCTCTCGGGCGCTCCCCGACCGGCAGGCTCGCAACATGCTCGTGGAAGGCTTCTTCGTGCCCGTCCTCGAAGAGATAGACGTCGACGAGTTCCGAGATGACCTGCGCGAACTCATCGCGGCGCGCCTGCGGTAG
- the sufB gene encoding Fe-S cluster assembly protein SufB has protein sequence MSSDQDHLKETDTEARFEFKKEQKSSFQAEKGLTEETIRVISEDKDEPEWMLQRRLRALKQFQEMPMPTGWPGQPDLSEVDVNEIVPYIRPDVETRGSVDDWTDLPDEIKDTFDKLGIPEAEKNALSGVGAQYESEVVYQNMQERWEEKGVIFMNMDEAVQEHPDIVKEYFMTKCVPPSDNKFAALHGAIWSGGSFVYVPEDTTVDMPVQAYFRMNSEGMGQFEHTLIVAEEGSEVHYIEGCSAPKYSAFNLHSGGVEVFVGEDAHVQYSTVQNWSKNTYNLNTKRAIVEKGGRMEWISGSMGSKATMLYPASILKGRGASDNHITIAFAGEGQNIDTGAKVYHNAPETKSTIESKSISKDGGRTNYRGLVHISDGARNSSTAVECDALMFDNESTSDTMPYMEINESQVDVAHEATVGKIGDEDVFYLQSRGLDDDDAKQMIVSGFIEPITEELPIEYAVELNRLVELEMEGSLG, from the coding sequence ATGAGTTCAGATCAAGACCACCTAAAAGAGACTGACACCGAGGCTCGATTCGAGTTCAAGAAGGAGCAGAAGTCCTCCTTCCAAGCCGAGAAGGGTCTCACGGAGGAGACCATCAGGGTCATCTCCGAGGACAAAGACGAGCCCGAGTGGATGCTGCAGCGGCGCCTCCGCGCGCTGAAGCAGTTCCAGGAGATGCCGATGCCGACCGGCTGGCCCGGCCAGCCCGACCTCTCGGAAGTCGACGTAAACGAGATCGTCCCCTACATCCGACCGGACGTCGAGACGCGCGGGAGCGTCGACGACTGGACGGACCTGCCGGACGAGATCAAGGACACCTTCGACAAGCTCGGCATCCCGGAAGCGGAGAAGAACGCCCTCTCCGGCGTCGGCGCTCAGTACGAATCCGAAGTCGTCTACCAGAACATGCAGGAGCGCTGGGAGGAGAAGGGCGTCATCTTCATGAACATGGACGAGGCGGTGCAGGAGCACCCCGACATCGTCAAGGAGTACTTCATGACGAAGTGCGTCCCGCCGAGCGACAACAAGTTCGCCGCGCTCCACGGCGCCATCTGGTCCGGCGGGTCGTTCGTCTACGTCCCCGAGGACACCACGGTCGACATGCCCGTTCAGGCGTACTTCCGCATGAACTCCGAGGGCATGGGCCAGTTCGAGCACACCCTCATCGTCGCAGAGGAAGGCTCGGAGGTCCACTACATCGAGGGCTGTTCGGCCCCGAAGTACTCGGCGTTCAACCTCCACTCCGGCGGCGTCGAGGTGTTCGTCGGCGAGGACGCTCACGTCCAGTACTCGACCGTCCAGAACTGGTCGAAGAACACGTACAACCTCAACACCAAGCGCGCCATCGTCGAGAAGGGCGGCCGCATGGAGTGGATTTCGGGCTCGATGGGCTCGAAGGCCACCATGCTCTACCCCGCGTCCATCCTGAAGGGTCGCGGCGCCTCCGACAACCACATCACCATCGCCTTCGCGGGCGAGGGCCAGAACATCGACACCGGCGCGAAGGTGTACCACAACGCCCCCGAGACGAAGTCGACCATCGAGTCGAAGTCCATCTCGAAGGACGGCGGCCGCACGAACTACCGCGGCCTCGTCCACATCAGCGATGGCGCGCGCAACTCCTCGACCGCAGTGGAGTGCGACGCGCTGATGTTCGACAACGAGTCCACCTCGGACACGATGCCGTACATGGAGATCAACGAGAGTCAGGTAGACGTCGCCCACGAGGCGACCGTCGGCAAGATCGGCGACGAGGACGTGTTCTACCTCCAGTCGCGCGGTCTGGACGACGACGACGCGAAGCAGATGATCGTCTCGGGCTTCATCGAGCCCATCACGGAGGAACTGCCCATCGAGTACGCGGTCGAACTCAACCGCTTGGTCGAACTGGAGATGGAGGGTAGTCTCGGATAA
- a CDS encoding ABC transporter ATP-binding protein, with amino-acid sequence MATLEIKNLHARVAEEDGEQILRGVDLEVNSGEIHALMGPNGSGKSTTAKIIAGHPAYEVTEGEILLHLSEDEFGEDFDIPEDKQTWSLLELEPNERAALGIFLGFQYPAEIEGVTMTNFLRTALNAKIEEREELFEDEDEAEAEEEEDEGYETSPMEGPADEGEVGVAEFQQILKEKMELLDMDEKFMQRYLNAGFSGGEKKQNEVLQAAILEPSLAVLDEIDSGLDIDRLQDVSKGINALRDEQGTGILQITHYQRILDYVEPDHVHIMLDGEVVKSGGADLAEQLEDKGYDWVREEVYGTA; translated from the coding sequence ATGGCAACACTGGAAATCAAGAACCTCCACGCGCGCGTCGCGGAGGAGGACGGCGAGCAAATCCTTCGTGGTGTCGACCTTGAAGTCAACTCCGGCGAGATCCACGCACTCATGGGTCCCAACGGGTCCGGGAAGTCGACGACCGCGAAGATCATCGCGGGTCACCCGGCCTACGAGGTGACCGAGGGCGAGATTCTTCTCCATCTCAGCGAAGACGAGTTCGGCGAGGACTTCGATATCCCCGAGGACAAACAGACGTGGAGTCTCCTCGAACTGGAACCGAACGAGCGCGCGGCGCTCGGTATCTTCCTCGGCTTCCAGTACCCCGCCGAAATCGAGGGCGTCACGATGACGAACTTCCTGCGGACGGCGCTCAACGCGAAGATAGAGGAGCGCGAGGAGCTGTTCGAGGACGAAGACGAGGCCGAAGCGGAAGAAGAAGAAGACGAGGGCTACGAGACGTCCCCGATGGAAGGCCCCGCGGACGAGGGCGAAGTCGGCGTCGCGGAGTTCCAGCAGATCCTGAAAGAGAAGATGGAACTGCTCGACATGGACGAGAAGTTCATGCAGCGGTACCTCAACGCGGGCTTCTCCGGCGGCGAGAAGAAGCAGAACGAGGTGCTTCAGGCCGCCATCCTCGAACCGTCGCTGGCGGTCCTCGACGAGATCGACTCCGGTCTCGACATCGACCGCCTGCAGGACGTCTCGAAGGGCATCAACGCCCTCCGCGACGAGCAGGGCACCGGCATCCTGCAGATCACCCACTACCAGCGCATCCTCGACTACGTCGAACCCGACCACGTCCACATCATGCTGGACGGCGAAGTCGTGAAATCCGGCGGCGCTGACCTCGCAGAGCAGCTCGAAGACAAGGGGTACGACTGGGTCCGCGAGGAAGTGTACGGGACAGCCTGA